Proteins from one Cryptomeria japonica chromosome 4, Sugi_1.0, whole genome shotgun sequence genomic window:
- the LOC131875372 gene encoding U-box domain-containing protein 70-like — protein MAAGTEKVDDLEITAAIDQFCSELEAADRPQIDFDQAYDVEHEPTESREANKDAEVLKLQLTEALEAVVNANKELKNEIARHKKAEAAAIISIRKKCQSLTRRRNAVEEEVQEMVEKLTSLGAKLNESSRERQEARREVEETRRNFATVEEHNYRILQQKDGEIQHLQNCLLSMPRVDNPISSSSANYLEFRKYSFEEIKAATCDFSSDFKLGEEDYGIMYRGEIRQTAVAVKILKENGFQFRRDFESEIDIFKDIRHPHLIRIVGACSEQDCIIYEYMSNGSLADHLSCKDASPPLPFYTRFRIAAGVCSALQYLHSFRPDPIIHGHLKP, from the exons ATGGCTGCTGGGACAGAAAAAGTGGACGATTTGGAAATAACGGCTGCGATTGATCAATTTTGTTCAGAATTGGAAGCGGCAGACAGGCCACAAATAGATTTTGATCAAGCGTATGATGTGGAGCACGAGCCTACAGAATCTCGA GAAGCGAATAAAGATGCCGAAGTCCTGAAACTTCAGCTTACAGAAGCATTGGAAGCGGTCGTGAATGCAAATAAGGAACTAAAAAATGAGATTGCGAGACACAAGAAAGCAGAGGCAGCTGCAATAATATCAATTCGCAAG AAATGCCAAAGCCTTACAAGGCGACGAAACGCAGTcgaagaagaagttcaagaaatggTGGAGAAACTGACGTCACTTGGAGCAAAACTGAATGAAAGCTCCCGTGAACGACAGGAAGCCAGGCGGGAGGTCGAAGAAACACGCCGAAATTTCGCCACCGTGGAGGAGCATAACTACCGAATTTTGCAACAAAAGGATGGCGAAATTCAACATCTTCAAAATTGCTTGCTTTCAATGCCGCGAGTCGACAATCCAATCTCCTCTTCTTCAGCTAATTACCTTGAATTCCGCAAATACTCTTTTGAGGAAATAAAAGCAGCAACCTGCGATTTCTCCAGCGATTTCAAACTCGGAGAAGAAGACTACGGTATTATGTACAGAGGCGAAATAAGACAAACAGCAGTTGCAGTCAAAATCCTCAAGGAGAACGGTTTTCAGTTTCGGCGGGATTTCGAAAGCGAG ATTGACATTTTCAAAGATATCCGGCATCCGCATTTGATACGGATTGTGGGAGCCTGTTCCGAGCAAGATTGTATAATATACGAATATATGTCCAACGGAAGCCTTGCAGATCATCTCAGCTGCAAAGATGCCTCTCCGCCGCTCCCTTTCTACACTAGATTTCGTATTGCAGCCGGAGTATGCTCGGCTTTACAATATTTGCACAGTTTCAGGCCAGATCCAATCATCCACGGCCATCTGAAACCCTAA